A region from the Nesterenkonia lacusekhoensis genome encodes:
- a CDS encoding ABC transporter substrate-binding protein translates to MMRTFTKEWVGLGIAALALTACGSDDPLGGGSEEDGSAAEGTLVVGSQQYYSNTIVAELYAQVLEDAGYDVEREFEIGQREVYMPELEAGEIDVFPEYTGNLLQYLDGDSEASTSEEVEAELETALPEGLTVLAPAEATDQDSYTVTAEFAEENGLESIADLAELEDLTIVSNSEFETRPYGPQGASEVYGAEISLLAVEDSGGQLTLNALLDGEAEIANIYTADPAIEENDLVVLEDPEELILPQNLFPLVSENVDEQAQTLLEELSAALTQEELLELNARSVDEQASAEEVASAWLQEQGLVE, encoded by the coding sequence ATGATGCGAACATTCACCAAGGAGTGGGTGGGTCTGGGCATCGCAGCCCTGGCGCTGACAGCCTGCGGCAGCGACGACCCGCTGGGCGGCGGCTCGGAGGAGGACGGCAGCGCGGCAGAGGGCACGCTGGTCGTCGGCTCCCAGCAGTACTACTCCAACACCATCGTCGCCGAGCTCTATGCCCAGGTGCTCGAGGACGCCGGGTACGACGTCGAGCGGGAGTTCGAGATCGGCCAGCGCGAGGTCTATATGCCGGAGCTGGAGGCGGGGGAGATCGACGTCTTCCCCGAATACACCGGCAACCTGCTGCAGTACCTCGACGGCGACTCCGAGGCCTCCACCTCCGAGGAGGTGGAGGCTGAGCTCGAGACCGCACTGCCGGAGGGCCTCACTGTGCTGGCTCCGGCCGAGGCCACCGACCAGGACAGCTACACGGTGACCGCTGAGTTCGCGGAGGAGAACGGCCTGGAGAGCATCGCAGATCTGGCCGAGCTCGAGGATCTCACCATCGTCTCCAACTCCGAGTTCGAGACCCGGCCCTATGGTCCTCAGGGCGCCAGTGAGGTCTACGGCGCGGAGATCAGCCTGCTCGCCGTCGAGGACTCTGGCGGGCAGCTGACGCTGAACGCGCTGCTGGATGGGGAGGCTGAGATCGCCAACATCTACACCGCCGACCCGGCCATCGAGGAGAACGACCTGGTCGTGTTGGAGGATCCGGAGGAGCTGATCCTGCCGCAGAACCTCTTCCCGCTGGTCTCGGAGAACGTGGATGAGCAGGCCCAAACGCTGCTGGAGGAGCTCAGCGCCGCGCTGACTCAGGAGGAGCTGCTGGAGCTCAACGCCCGGAGTGTGGACGAGCAGGCCTCTGCCGAGGAGGTCGCCTCTGCGTGGCTTCAGGAACAGGGGCTGGTGGAGTAG